Genomic DNA from Parambassis ranga chromosome 5, fParRan2.1, whole genome shotgun sequence:
TTAAAGGGACCAACGACCTAGTAGCAAATGCACGACTTTAAAAACCGGGTATTTTTATTGCGCGTGCAGGGAGCTAGACTTACAGCGACACAGGCAGCGCACAAAGCGCAGGTTGGGAAGGCGCCACTGAGAGTCAGGAAGCAGATGATAATCATAGGTCTACATGTATTATGTAATGTTTTactgtgttttgatgttttacTGTAATAAGGACAAAatcacatgctccattttcgcATTTCTTCAAAAACGCTTCCGATATATTTAACGTCCAAATGGTTTTATTACAGTAAAATACGACGGGGACACGTAGCGTTGCGTTCTTCCAGGTTTCCTATTGTTGTTCACTGCAACCACTACTGACACTTTATTGTCCGGTGTTTTATAACCAGTGGGCGTGGCAAGAGGGAAACCAACACATACGTCAGCGCTTCAGACAAACCTGACTAGTCGACCGACAGTGTTGTGGGCGGGACACTAGCTGGTGATTGGCCGAGCAACTGTCACTCACACAGCTCTTCTGGGCCTCGCGCTAGGCCTACTTTTTCATACTTTTCCTGCTGCATGCGAGTGGCGTGGAAATAAAAAGCATCAAACTTCACCAAGTGAGAAAGCACACAGACATATTAACGCAGCCACTACAAGAAATAAGAATGGGACGCGCCGGGAATTAAACAAATACACCTACGATACGTACCAACATTTTAAAATCTACTTCGTCACGTTTGTTTTGAACTCGGAAAGCCGACATGCGGCATCACACCGTCTACGCTGTTGATGCATCCACCGACCGGGCCTCAGTCACGATGTTACTGGGCATTGTAAACGCTAAACTGCAAGGGGTGGCCACGATTCAGTCATCTTACCTGTTCTCCAGTCACTCTTTCTCGGGGTGGGTGTAAAATGTGCAGCGTAATCCCTAAAAAGTGCAGCTCCCGCCGCCTCCGCCTGTCTGTTCCAGATCACGCAGTTGAATTTCTTCCCGTTGCATTCACCACCGGCGCGGGCAGTGTGGCGCGGCATTGCGCATGCGTACCACACGGATCTGAGCCCTCGTGGTTCTCAATAAGACCTTTTATCTCCTTATGAATGCCAGTGTGTTGCCTTTAAATGtcgagttttttttattttcttaaatatACCGACTGCTTTTTCTTAAATACGAACCACCTGAATCCGAATCATGTCACTGATTTTATGAACGACAGTATACCTAGATATATTGCAATGTCAGGGACGGATTAGTAGTCATGGGCCCCTGGGCCCAGACATGAAGGCCCCATAAGCTCACATCTGGAACATGTATACATAAGTGCCAAGGCTCAGTCCAAGTTGCCCATGCTgaaggagacagcagagaaggaACACACTCAGTTTAACGCTGATATAAGAAAACTGGAAGTGCAGAGTAGACAGAAAGAGGAGCGAGCACAAAATGGAAACAAGACACTGTAAGAGACCACCACTGTGCGCCACATTATGTAGCTACTGAGAGTTAAACAGTGCTAAcagttaataataattgtattaaccatttatttacattcagtGCTGTTGTCATAGTGAGACCAGTGCTAAGAATGTATTTTCTGCCTCTGAAGTGGACATCATGCAGTAACAAAAGTACAAACATCATGTGTTTgttaatataattatattttacaaataaatcTATACGTTTCAAAGTGTATATTTTCAAATCGGGTGGCATGGTGGTGCAGCCTTCtgtaattggtcactctaaattgcctgtaggtgtgagtgtgaatggttgtctgtctctgtgttgccctgcgatggactggacTCCAGCCCCCCCGTGGCCCTACACTGCGGgacaagcgggttaatagaagaAGGATGGATATTTtcaaatctaaaataaaatcatagCAACTACAGCACTTCTTCAATATCATTAATAACCCGAAAAACAGGCATAATTAAATCATAGCTAAAAGGAGGGAATAATGAATTTGTGGTTGCACCAACATACTAAAACTGAGCTGGcttagaaacaacaaaaaacaaatgtctttcTACTGTGTTGGAAAAAAGTGCAGGTTCTTGTTTACTTCCATTAATATTGAGTAATAATATGTTCTGGCCTTATGGAGGGCCTTTTTATATATCAATAAACTGTCTTTCTAGGTACTGAAGGATTCTTCTGATTTCGAGGAATATCACATCATTTCTATCTTTTGCGATACCTGTTGCAGAGTTCAGACATGTGTATTAAACCAGTCAGTCCTGTGATTTGAGACTCTCTTTTTCAGTGGAGCAACCTTATCTAGGACTTTATGCAATATGAATCTTGCTGCAGTGCCAATAAATTACTGAAGAGGTAACATTTGAGTCAGTGCCCTCTGTTCTACTAATACATGACACTATACATAGGGAGTAGTGATGGGATTGATCCCAAAATTTGGTTACAGCATTAAGAGATAAACATATGCTGTTAAAGGGCTTTTTAGCATGTAGTGCAATGGAAGGGTACATTCAAAGTTATTAAGTAGTAGTTGGACAGAGGAGGGTTCTGTGGGAATACTTGCAGGTTCTCAGTTTCTAACCCAGTGAAAACAAGATCAAGGGTGTGATTGAAGCTTTTCTGACTTTCAGTTGGaggtgagacaggctgagacttTCAAATGAACTATGGCTAGATTAAAACTTTAATTTGAAAACTGGAGTGGTAGATTAGAGCCCCTCCTCTGCTTCACGATAATTAACATATAAGTAGAAGGGGTTGATTCAAGGAATATAACTTCCtattaaatgttattattattaattactATGTATATATGTTGCCCTTTGGGTTAATTTCCTTCTCTGTCTATGTTGTTGAACTTGCTCCAGTCCTGCAGACCGAGGCTAGAGGAACTCTTGCCTTGCTGTTATGGTTACATGATTGCTACAGAGTGGCAGATGAAGCAGGTTGTGCAGTGATGTGGATGAACAGATTGGAAGAGTGAAGGTTATGCTGTAAGACAGGATGGGAGGATGATTACATCTGTTTGCTATCCATTTTACCTGTGGAGCCGCAGATATATTCATAACTGTGGGGAAATACCAAATGTTGTGAGCTGAAAGGCTGGCACAAGAGGCCtctttgtacaaaaaaacatggaacTTTATTCTCTGGGTTTTATACTAAATCAAAGACATTTTGTGCTTTAcactgataaaaaaataaagggaacacttaaagaacacagtgtaactccaagtcagtcacacttctgtgaagtcagcctgtccagttaggaagcaacactgattgtgaatcagttacagctgctgttgtgcaaatggaacagacaacaggtggaaatgagaggcagttatcaagacaagccctataaaggagaggttctgcaggtgctgaccacagaccatttcagcacagtgtccagagcatggaggagataccaggagacaggccagtacaccaggagacgttgagggggccgtaggagggcaaaaacccagcagcaggaccgctgcCTCCttctttgtgcaaggaggagcaggaggagcactgccagagccctgcaacatgacctgcagcaggccactaatatgcatgtttctgctcaaactgtcagaaacagactccatgagggtggtatgagggcccgacgtctataagtggggcttgtgcttacagcccaacaccgtgcagggcgattggcatttgccagaggcacgtggaggccatacacactactgagccCATTTTGATCTGGGCTTTTTACCCTATATTGCCTTTGAAATAGCAATTATGAGATGCTGTAATTCCTCACTAAAGGCATATATATGGCATATATATTTTCCTCCATAACcatatgggcagcagtggctgtgttgtgtgtccttgacaagacactttacccgcacaGCCTCCAGTGTATTCACTGGTGTGGCACGCCTTGCTAATCATTacatgacactgcttggcagcagccttaaaacaatttccctctaggaataataaagtatctaaaataaaaaaaataaatatttaaaacattgaATAAGCCTCATGTCGCAGGCCTCTACTGGATGCTGTTCCTCCTCTATTCCACCAAATAAAGGAAACATACCTATTGAAAATACATACAAGGAGATCTATCAACAATTGAACAAACCTTTATTTATGGACAGTCATTCCATATCATGACAAGTTggtatgcatacacacatacacgcacatacATGAAAAGTGGTCTGAATCATTCCTATGTTCAAAAGGCAAGCGGTTACAGCAGAGAAATAAACagataattacaaaaaaattgCTCTTTACAGCAACAGGTTACTTGAGCCATAACCTAGATCGTTAGAATATACTTAAGAGTTAATACTATTTTACTCACAGAATTATTTACATTGGAAAAGCCTGAGAGGGGACACAAAAAGCTCCATTTACATTCTCATAGTGCTCGACAGTTGAACAATACTATATTTTCAGTACAAAGGGTTTCATTAGGTTAATCAATTTTCCGTCTGCAACAGAGGCTATGTACAGTTTATCACATCCAACACCCGTTTTATCAGAACACCTGAGCcaagaaacacaacacacagatcGCAACAGAGGGAACACAATTCCAAATAGAATGCTTCTCATAGATGATAGAGAAAGGGTATTATGAGTTAAGCGTCCAACATCCCCACACCACAAGCTGTAATTAAAATGTCCACTTTTGTCTGGCTCCAGGAGGTGTTTAAATTTGGAAAATCAAAGCACTTCCATGATTATTTGCTTAGAAAATTCCCACCTTCCGTTTTAAATAAGCTATCTGTACAtccttccagtgtgtgttttgaaatgaAGTCTCTGTACTTTATGTCTGTTAAAAATCAAATATGAGGAGACCAGATAATAGTACAACTATTCAAAACAGTATAGGCAAGCTTATTAATGAGACATCATTACAAGAGTCTTTTACTTTTGATATATTTCTTTTTCTGTACATGTTAAAAGAAAGGTGTCCTTTGTTCACACTctgacaaccacacacacacaaacacatacttgAATGAAATCAAAAAGCCAAAGAGTGAAAGAAAAAGCAGTGTCAACACTGCTGCTTCAAGATCTTTTTTGTGCAAGTGAATACTTCTGAAGAAAACAATGCAAGACTCTCACTCACTTTGCAGAGCCCAGTCGTCCAATGTAACTGTAGTACTCCCCATTCAGTAATGCCTAAATGGTAACCCGGTTTTCACATGCAGAGGTTAGACAGTACAGTCATTAAAGCGAACCACTTGAAAGCAGTCCTGTTGATATTAGTATCAAAAACAGTGAAACGTTAGGTGATGTGTATTGTCTCTCAGTAAGAAAGAAGGAGACCACAAGGGCTCAAAGTCTAAGCTGTGTTCACACTGCTTATGTCGTAAGAGGAATATCTTTAAAAAAGTTTCCAGTGTGGTCTGAACAGAGACAGTGTTAATGCATGACTGTAAATGTGTAACTGGAGGTGTGCTCTGTGCTTCACAGTGTCTACACCACCCCTTCAATGAAACTAGTGTCCAGGTGAACTATGAGCATTCGCAGGAAGGACATCTCTTTGCGTGTGTTTTCAAAAATGATCCGTGGGTCATCAGATTGACATCTGAGGCAGTTGGGGGCCATCACCATGGCGAGGTTATTCACATCCATCTTGGTTATAGCTACGTTGGATGGCTGTGCGAACACCTAGAGGTAAATGAGATGTAAGGAGAGGAAAAGACTGAACTCTGACCTGCAGTAAGACATATGAGCCACATTCAGTTATCTAAAGGTCAAATgataatttttttaattcagtaaTCGGTTGAATTTTTCATACAcagaagattttatttttagtacAGGGTTTAAATTAAGGTAGAGACAGTGTATTATGAATCTTTCAACATCCTGGTTACCTGCAGGAAGTGGATGAAGTAGCAGAGAACCAGCCTGTTAAGCTCAGGCAAAGACTGCACCACAGCAATGGCTGCCACTGGATCATCACAGTTACTAATGCACTGTTTGTAGAAGTTCATGGGGATGAGGGGTTCCTCCAGTTCTCGATACCACAGCTTCATCAGAGAGGCTGAATGAAAAAGACACAATTCTTTTATAAACATATTCAAACCTCACGTAACCACCAAAAAAATGAGCCAAACAAAACCAATCCTTCCTCACCAGGAACATTAGGGTCTGAGAGATTCTCTGGAATTCTCCACTGGTCTACTTGGAGCTTCAATGCATTCACTTCATCAATGTCTCCAGGCACTCTGAGGATAAAACATAACACTGCAATTAGTCACCACAAGAGGGAGCTCCTCCTCTATCACACATGTCCTTCATAGGCCTGAGGTAAATCTTTTACTCATGCACGCCCAATTGGTTTCAAATGTGGCCTGGTGGCTGAAAGTTCTCTGTTCCTTGTTTGCAGTACTTCTTTGGAACAAACAAATCCGCAATAACcataatataaacaaacaacacactctCTGGTAAAGTCCCAATGTAGACTTGTTTGAAAAAAGAGAACAGGTTTCTGAACTAGATTGTAGGAAACTACAAAAATACACAGTTGTGAAGCTCCCACATGCTTGTAAGCTGAAGCTGTACTGTAAACACATATCACAAAGTATCAAATTAAACAGTGCTGGAGTCAGGAGCAGAGCAGGGCTGTGTTtgttctgtctgctctgtgtacTATACACAGTGAAGGCCTACTTGGAAATACAGAGTTACAAGAGaccacacacatttgtttatgCGTAcaataatgcacacacacatgtcataCAAAATATCCTCCTTCTAATTTCCTACACTGCACCTCTCTCTGTTCAAGTTAAGGCATGTCATTGGCTGAGTGGGGTTTGTCTTACCTAAAGATGCCCTCTGTCTGAGCACCACCAAGAGCCAGAACATACTGGGAAAGCTGAACCTGCACCCAGGGCAGTTTCCTGTCTGGGAAGAGCTCACTCTGTCTTTCCATCACTTCCTCCAGAGAACTGCCAAAAAGGGAGGGGGTGACAATAGCCCGTCTGCTGTGGTCGATCTCCTCCAAGGTGGGCTTACGTAGGCCCTAGAGGGTTAGAGGGGAAGATTTATTACCTGGGTATGTCAGAGACTATGATACTAATCATGGCAGTGTCTGCAGCTGCACTACAATGACTGcgtctgtgtttatgtctctcTACCTATGACTATGTCAGAACACCTGTAattatgtctctgtgtgacagtATCTATGATGACTAACATGAGAATCTCAACTTTCCAACTCTTACATCTTCTTATCATGTGGAGGTGACATTTTTTAGTAAGTGTTTTTCTTCTATCTTACCTTTTTGCCACCAGTGATTGCCACTTTCTGCAACTTCCGATGGCAAAACTTGGCGTATGTGCTTATAGGAAGTCCTGTAGAATGAGAGGTAAATACAATTCAGGACAGAGGAACACAGAACCCCTCCTCAACAAGAAGCACTATGCACAGTCTTCTTATAACTTCAAAGACCCCGTATAAACCTCTTAAGCATCTGGCATTActgaacacacaaaataataaatgatttaaaTGCTTTCCCACAAACAGGACAAGCAGTGTTTTCTTCCCACAGATGCCAAAAAGAGGCAGGCAGTGGTAATTGGAGAGACATGTTGACGGCGTGATTCTGGCATATGGGGATTAGAACAGGCTTGGCTAAACTGTCAGGCTGGGAGAAGATTTAGTGCTGTTGAACAAAAGCCTTAGAGACAAGATCCAGCCTACATATCCAACGATCAGGTGATTCATCAGCATATACAGGCATAAAAGCCCCAGGAGAGAATAAGAAACAGTCTGCTACCTGCCCTACGCTGCTACTTTAGGGGCCAGATCTATTTCGGAAGAGAAATGCATTAGAAGAACACTGTTTTTACAGACCCGACCCGATGTACTTCAAATTGCAGAAGACACAGAAGAATCTGAACTCtcccagagaaaaaaaatcccaagaAATTCTCTACACTTCTGAAACACAAAGCCTAAAAGAAAACCTTCATTGTTCAGTCATTGTCTGAGATCATAAAAAGAATCATCCCCATCTTTTATTGCTGTGGTAACACAAACTAAACACTAAGCTCTCTTGGGTCCATTCCTCTTCCCTGAATCCTTACTGCATAAGGTACTTGAACCCAGTCCAGGTGGACATACTCACAGATAGGATTTTAAACAGTAACAAACTTTCCAGTTTGTTCCACGGAGTCAAAGGCCCTAGATCTATAGCAAACAGGTGACCCTTATGTGCTTCCAACTGTTGCTAATCTGACCATGTCTGACTATAATTATGCCTAATTAGAGAGATCATACCAATAATTTGCCCTTGATCTTGGCTTTCCCATGGTTCCCAACATTGAGTATACGTACTAAAAGTAAAGCAAGAGTGCAGCACCCCGCGCCACAGTGAGAACAAAGTTTTGAACACCAGTGGGCTATTTGCGCCAGGTTTGAATGcataaaaagaaacaacaactaCTAAGCAACCAAAGCCCAGGGGAAATATCAGCTCATTAGTAGCTTGAGTGTACTGTCCCAGACAGAGAACTGTATCGCACCTGTTTACACATGGGCTGACGCTAAACTTAATAAGAGGAGACAGCCTCTGTCTTCTCCTAGTTATTGTTTATGGGAATCAATTCCAAATGCAGGCTAAAACAACCCACTTTAGACCCAGAGAAAAAAATACGTTTCTAAGTCCTGACTAGGCATGGCCTGACTAAAGGCCTCTAGCTCCCACATGCAACTCCCACttctgctgctcacagctgctTGTTGCTCTGGTCAGACACAAAAGTGTCTCAGTTTTCTGGTTGTTGGCGATCATCAACAGTCTTCTCTCCAAAGACCTTCAGAGTTAGTCAGAAAACTTCAGGAGGTTTACTCTTTGACCTCTTAGTCAgctggagctttttttttcagcataAAGCACTGTGGCTGAGTCACAGAAGTACAATGCGTGGGGCCCCTGGTGTGTGACTACTGTGAGACGATGGGGTTCCTTTGAGATGATATCATCTAGTGTAATGAGGCCACGTGCTGATGAGTAGCTACCCTTTCAAATGGCTGTCCAGAACACAAGAGGCAAGGGAGATTACTAATATGATTCACAGTGAGGTCCTCTGTGCATGTCAAGAACCTTCTGAAATTCTCATTCAGCTTTTTCTCCCAAAGCAACTTTCTGGGAAATCCATTTGCTGTGTCTGTAAGTACATCAGCATGTGCTCATCTGACAAAGAATTTTCCATCCCACTCAAAGTGGTCACTCTACAGGGAGCTATATGATTGATTTGTCCATGTTTACACTGCTCAAACTTCTGAAAAGAGTAGAAAAACATCTCTAGGAGCCCCTTCCTGGTGCACTATCTATCCCTGTGTGCAACAGATAAGCTCACACAAGTGGAAAATGCTAAGGATTTACTTTCCTTAAAGCAATAATTTGGATCGAAAGGAACATAAATAAGTGGAAAGATGTACCTTCTTCCTCGTCCGTATTCTGCTTTCGCTTCTTTCTGGACTTTGAATTCTTCTTTAGCTTTAGTTCCTGCTGTTCCAATATAAACTGAGTCACTGTTAAACAGATGATAGCACGGGTCACATTTTTGGTTGGCAGTTAAATAAACAACAGTCAAGAGTACTGGACTCATCATAAACAATACTGACAACATAAAAGTTCAATACCACTGAAAGTAGAAagcataagaaaaaaaatggtaaaTGAGGCATCTCTCTAAATAACCTACATAAACACTGATTATCAGACAACACAGGGAGGTGCAGAAGAAAGAAAGGTGACCCACCCTGTTGCTCAGTCTGAGACTCACTTTTCTTGTCGCTGGTGGGTTCCGTGTGTCTCTGGATGTAACCTTCCAGGTAGCAGCGGAACTTAGGCGAGGGTGCAAAGAAGGCCAAGCTGACAGCCATCAGCTCCCAGCCTCCTGCCAAGCTTCTGGGACTGGAGTTGCCTGTGGTCTGCCTCACCAGCTGCACGTAGAGCTCATCTCTCAGCCCTGGCATGTCCCAGCACTTGGTGACAATGAGAAGGGCACAGTGACGGCGATCAAGACGTGAAGGCCTATCTCCCATGTAAGCCTGCACTAGCTTGAACATTTCGCAGGCCTCTTTCCTGACGGCACGGTTGCTGGTAACGAGCATAGGTTTTTTGATGGATCCACGGTGCCAAGACAGCATGTTGGCAATGGAGACACGCCGCCGGAACAGACCTTGTGTGTGCATATTGAGGTGCTTGCTGGCCCAGTCTTCCATGCCCATGTCAGGAGGTGGGGGTTGCCGCAGGGTGGCATAGGAGAGCTGGTAGGCTGATCCTCCTACTCTTCCCCCAGCCccctcacctccctctctgTTGTCATGGTTGGTAGGACGGTGAGGGCCCAGTGAAGCGGTACGACCATCCACCATACCTTTTTTCCTGCTCTCCAACTGAGCCTGCAGCTCTAGGGTGCCAGCCTGCAGGGATACAAGAGATTTGCATGAGAtggaggggggaggaagaggagggggagaaggtgggagaaaaaaaaggtattaGTTTTATTATAAGATATGAAGCAAGACTGCAGCTGCAGTATTCACTGTATCACACTAAAGCTGGGCTGCCTTCCACCTACTATGCTGAACTGCTAAGAGAGGAGAAATCGAGCAGATTTAGTGTAGAAACTTCCTAATACCACAAAAGAACAGTAACAGAAGAGAATGTCCCAATTACTCATGAACCCTGGTCTCAGCAGCAGGTGAGCACATGGTGGCACAGCAAGCCTTACCCCTGCTCCCTCTCTAAAGCAGGCTCACTGCCCTTTCAAAACCAAAGCTATGCTCTACAGAAGACCTCCTCATGATCCGCATAGTCAAGTTTATGACTGAAAGGAGGAATTCATTTTCCGTAATAGAAAAAGCCAGAAACCCAGATATGCTCTGCAAACAGCCAGGAACAACATAAACCCAGAGCCAACATCAAAGTTTAAATTTGCTAACGGAACATAAAATGCATCAACGTGTTTTTTCAATGAGACCTTCAGGGTAATAAGACAGTGATGAGTTCCAGGCAAACTGGACTTTCGATTTTGGTCACTCAATCAAATGCATCAGATCTTTGCTTTGCAAAAAGTCTACACAGTAATACAGGATTTACGTTTTTTAAATAACAGAGGCCAATTCCAAATGATGGAATGCCACAAAGCATGTTTACCAACAAAAGCTTCCACTTTCAGTAAATTGAACTGCCTAGCAGATACAGATGTACTGAACCAGCACATGGTCAAGTCATACTAGGGATAAGGTCATAAGAGTGAAACAGCAGAAAAGGCTCTTGACTACTCTATATTGGCATTgtaaaaaatgttgtgtttcagtgaatCCTTTAAAAATGGTAGTTCAAAGGTCTTTAAGCAAGAACAGAACATTCAAATCCGAAGAATGTAGAGCGGCTCATATATAACAAATCCTAatctgtgtctggtgtgtgtgataTAACAGCAGGTCAAAAGAACATTCCAGGAAAGTCTTAGGGGGCCTGCTCACTGCTCCTTGACTGCTGTCTCATGCTAAAGCTTCTGTGGTACCAGTATACCTTGGTACCAgcctgcctcttcctcctcctcatttcaCCGCCAAATTTGGGCCATATGGGCCACAGTGGCGTCCTTCCTGACCAAGGGAAGCCATGTCCTGAATCTATCTGGTCTGGCACAGTCCCCAGATGCCCAAACACAGAGCTGGCATATGAGCATACAGTACCTGCAGTGCAAGGCAGATGGACAGTGACATGAAGATGACAGCTATTGCTGGGAATGTGGCCATTGTATTCCGTGGTGCACCCCATGCTAATGGTATGATGTCCTAGGGAGACTTTCAGGCACTCAAGACTGCAATGGCATTACTCACAAAATGTTCTGTACTTTTCTAAGATTCTAGATTTCTAGATTTCTAGATTTCTAGATTTCTAAGACAGATTAGCCTAACTGTTTTCATCCCAGAGGTCCCTGCTGCATCACATTATGTCAGATGCAGAAACATTTCTGGGCAGCTTCTGAAAACAGTACAATATAATGTATGGTGCATATAGTATTGCGTATTGTTAtttctttttcacattttgagattaaaaacagcttttgagTGCCTCCACATGCCGCTACTTTTGTAAATACTGAGAGTTTAATCTTGATTTATGTG
This window encodes:
- the arhgap46a gene encoding rho GTPase-activating protein 39 isoform X3 codes for the protein MLVKVNSMSRNQPNPALQQHLQQSAHNKANTFTLHPSSNKAQGGHFSSTQGYKTAPPGKVTNDTRQAHHLRKASNGSFCLLTSDNSQPSPLLHRSQTSTPRPVSPEYGCTAPIYDEPVSECPIYDEPPTDMEVEGAHLYNGQLRLTPTHSLQKPRLLQHPGSSHSVSRHRRNPSASDYSPAGLECIKHMVNVDPKLGLLSSSPVPTRAPSPTSRQDSALTQSQPLPQSHANILQQVRGQLRDREPGTSGPSTLDKKQNWRVLEATVQRAMEARHSRQSSQASQDFHSSTPQATANYQDSGYSTGPSPSLRRKSRRRVGAGGGAGGRPGSVGSSGELCALNEKLMAEMREVVSRSNTMREMRAGLDPEIGERVVVPRTRSPADSLRWYGGGGSAGRCASREDLTGATRSMKGPGNYGNLNLTPLEIQGRQKRTYEKVDTLEMSVNSQASLSSPETQGPPSQAGTLELQAQLESRKKGMVDGRTASLGPHRPTNHDNREGGEGAGGRVGGSAYQLSYATLRQPPPPDMGMEDWASKHLNMHTQGLFRRRVSIANMLSWHRGSIKKPMLVTSNRAVRKEACEMFKLVQAYMGDRPSRLDRRHCALLIVTKCWDMPGLRDELYVQLVRQTTGNSSPRSLAGGWELMAVSLAFFAPSPKFRCYLEGYIQRHTEPTSDKKSESQTEQQVTQFILEQQELKLKKNSKSRKKRKQNTDEEEGLPISTYAKFCHRKLQKVAITGGKKGLRKPTLEEIDHSRRAIVTPSLFGSSLEEVMERQSELFPDRKLPWVQVQLSQYVLALGGAQTEGIFRVPGDIDEVNALKLQVDQWRIPENLSDPNVPASLMKLWYRELEEPLIPMNFYKQCISNCDDPVAAIAVVQSLPELNRLVLCYFIHFLQVFAQPSNVAITKMDVNNLAMVMAPNCLRCQSDDPRIIFENTRKEMSFLRMLIVHLDTSFIEGVV